In Mycobacterium gallinarum, a single window of DNA contains:
- a CDS encoding HNH endonuclease signature motif containing protein codes for MSAEAVREAIAALRAAHDHVAALPIDVLTKSELVAALDELETLSCQLPTQAHRMLARLQIEATAKEMGAKSWRQVLATRWRLSTSEAGRRLDEAALLGPRRALTGEPLDPVLPCVALAQARGMINGEHVEVLRKAMDRIPPAIDTLTRAQIEVDLVGHAVGLGPKELRDQAERTLFLLDQDGPEPDDAERARRRGVSKGPQGSDKMTPLKGNLTPELAATLEAIHAKWAAPGMCNPDDESPCISGTASQAQIDNDHRTLAQRQHDALLAVGRSVLASGVLGQHNGLPTSIIIRTTLQDLESRAGVGVSGGGTVVPIGDVIRMAAHANQFLAVFDEATGSALDLFRARRVASPAQRLMLIARDGGCTKPGCTVPAYGSQVHHAAKDWADDGLTNVDELGLACGPDNRMVGAGGWTTQMNEDHEVQWIPPAHLDTGQARVNDYHRPERLRPPSDEPFKEPAIRADDTPSDDVPPFENPPFDDEWLIGPPDYEPILNPHEPGGPEPNAA; via the coding sequence ATGAGTGCGGAGGCGGTGCGGGAAGCGATCGCCGCCCTGCGTGCCGCGCACGATCATGTGGCCGCGCTGCCCATCGACGTGCTGACCAAGTCCGAACTGGTTGCTGCTCTTGATGAACTGGAAACGCTGTCGTGTCAGTTGCCGACCCAGGCCCACCGGATGTTGGCCCGCTTGCAGATCGAGGCGACGGCCAAGGAGATGGGCGCCAAGTCCTGGCGTCAGGTGTTGGCGACGCGATGGCGCCTCTCGACGTCGGAGGCGGGGCGTCGCCTCGATGAGGCGGCGCTGTTGGGACCGCGCCGCGCGTTGACCGGAGAGCCGCTGGATCCGGTGCTGCCGTGTGTTGCGCTCGCGCAGGCGCGCGGAATGATCAACGGCGAGCATGTCGAGGTGCTGCGGAAGGCGATGGACCGCATCCCGCCTGCGATCGACACCCTGACCCGCGCGCAGATCGAAGTCGATCTGGTCGGCCACGCGGTCGGATTGGGACCCAAGGAACTCAGGGATCAGGCCGAGCGCACCCTGTTCCTGCTGGACCAGGACGGCCCCGAACCCGACGATGCCGAACGCGCACGCCGCCGCGGCGTGTCAAAGGGGCCGCAGGGTTCGGACAAGATGACCCCGTTGAAAGGCAATCTCACCCCGGAGTTGGCGGCCACGCTGGAGGCGATCCACGCCAAGTGGGCCGCGCCGGGAATGTGCAATCCCGATGATGAGAGCCCCTGCATCTCGGGCACTGCGAGCCAAGCCCAGATCGACAACGATCATCGGACGCTTGCACAGCGTCAGCACGACGCGCTGCTGGCGGTCGGGCGCAGCGTGCTGGCCAGCGGGGTGCTGGGACAGCACAACGGGTTGCCGACCTCGATCATCATCCGCACCACCCTGCAGGACTTGGAGAGCCGCGCCGGGGTCGGCGTCAGCGGCGGCGGCACGGTGGTGCCGATCGGCGATGTGATCCGCATGGCCGCGCACGCGAATCAGTTTCTGGCGGTGTTCGACGAGGCGACTGGTTCGGCGTTGGATCTGTTTCGGGCTCGGCGGGTGGCGTCCCCGGCGCAGCGGCTGATGCTGATCGCCCGCGACGGGGGGTGCACGAAACCGGGGTGCACCGTCCCGGCGTATGGCAGCCAGGTTCATCACGCGGCCAAGGATTGGGCCGATGACGGGTTGACCAATGTCGATGAGCTCGGGTTGGCGTGCGGGCCGGATAACCGGATGGTCGGCGCGGGCGGGTGGACCACCCAGATGAACGAGGACCACGAGGTGCAATGGATCCCGCCCGCGCACTTGGACACCGGCCAAGCCCGCGTCAACGACTACCACCGCCCCGAACGGCTGCGCCCACCCAGCGACGAACCATTCAAGGAACCGGCAATACGGGCCGATGACACACCCTCAGACGATGTCCCACCATTCGAAAACCCGCCGTTCGACGATGAATGGCTCATCGGACCACCCGATTACGAACCGATCCTCAACCCACACGAACCCGGCGGCCCAGAACCCAACGCCGCCTGA
- a CDS encoding ATP-dependent DNA ligase, with protein MVDQFGRVKLTNPDKVLYPATELRPKAVTKQEVFDYYVNVAEAMLPHIAGRAVTRKRWPNGVNEPAFFEKQLASSAPDWLERGSISHKSGTTTYPIINSAEGLAWIAQQASLEVHVPQWRFVSTWTREEGAEQTPGLATRVVFDLDPGDGVTFRQLCEVAHEVRELITGIGLTTFPLTSGSKGLHLYVPLEKPISSHGASVLARRIAVQLEKTMPKRVTATMTKSQRSGKVFVDWSQNNGNKTTIAPYSLRGRDEPTVAAPRTWDEIEDPDLRHLRFDEVLERLERDGDLLAEMDADAPVADALSTYRSMRDAGKTPEPVPNISPTPGNDDFFVIQEHHARRLHYDFRLERNGVLVSWAVPKNLPDSPAVNHLAVHTEDHPFEYGSFEGEIPKGEYGGGKVIIWDTGTYETEKFRDHSPDGPETGGEVIITLHGKKIDGRYALIQTNGKNWLAHRMKEQANPQASDLAPMLATEGSIAKMTTAQWAFEGKWDGYRVLVDANHGKLNVRSRRGRDVTDEYPQFAALAADLADHHVILDGEAVALDDSGVPSFGEMQNRARSTRVEYWAFDILYLDGRSLLKAKYSDRRRVLEALAEGGGLIVPDLLPGDGPEALEFARKKRWEGVVAKKRDATYQPGRRSSSWVKDKIWNTQEVVIGGWRKGEGGRSSGIGALMLGIPAEGGLQFVGRVGTGFTDKALKQLKDILKPLETDESPFNARLSKIDARGVTFVRPELVGEVRYSERTSDGRLRQPSWRGLRTDKEPSDVVWE; from the coding sequence GTGGTGGATCAGTTCGGTCGGGTGAAACTGACCAATCCGGACAAGGTGCTGTATCCCGCCACGGAGCTGCGGCCGAAGGCCGTCACAAAGCAAGAGGTCTTCGACTATTACGTCAACGTGGCCGAGGCGATGCTCCCGCACATCGCAGGCCGGGCCGTCACCCGTAAACGCTGGCCCAACGGGGTCAACGAGCCGGCATTCTTCGAAAAACAGCTCGCGTCCTCGGCGCCGGACTGGCTCGAACGGGGATCGATCAGCCACAAGTCAGGCACCACGACGTATCCGATCATCAACAGCGCCGAGGGGCTGGCGTGGATCGCCCAGCAGGCGTCGCTGGAAGTGCACGTGCCGCAATGGCGATTCGTCAGTACCTGGACCAGAGAGGAAGGCGCCGAGCAGACGCCGGGTCTGGCCACCCGGGTGGTCTTCGACCTGGATCCGGGCGACGGTGTCACGTTCCGGCAGCTGTGCGAGGTGGCGCACGAGGTGCGTGAGCTCATCACCGGCATCGGACTCACAACGTTCCCGTTGACCAGCGGCAGCAAGGGGTTGCATCTGTACGTGCCGCTGGAGAAGCCGATCAGCTCACACGGCGCTTCGGTGCTCGCCCGCCGCATCGCGGTGCAGCTGGAGAAGACGATGCCCAAGCGCGTGACGGCCACCATGACCAAGAGTCAGCGCAGCGGCAAGGTGTTCGTCGACTGGAGCCAGAACAACGGCAACAAGACGACCATCGCGCCGTACTCACTGCGCGGTCGCGACGAGCCCACCGTCGCCGCCCCGCGTACCTGGGATGAGATCGAGGACCCCGATCTGCGGCACCTCCGATTCGACGAGGTGCTCGAGCGGTTGGAACGTGACGGTGACCTGTTGGCCGAGATGGACGCCGACGCACCGGTGGCCGACGCGCTAAGCACCTATCGCAGCATGCGCGACGCGGGCAAGACACCCGAGCCGGTACCCAACATCTCGCCCACGCCGGGCAATGACGACTTCTTCGTGATCCAGGAACACCACGCCCGCCGACTGCACTACGACTTCCGGCTGGAGCGCAACGGCGTCCTCGTCAGCTGGGCAGTGCCGAAGAACCTGCCGGACAGCCCCGCGGTCAACCACCTCGCCGTGCACACCGAGGATCATCCGTTCGAATACGGCAGCTTCGAAGGTGAAATCCCGAAGGGTGAATACGGCGGCGGCAAGGTGATCATCTGGGACACCGGCACTTACGAGACCGAGAAATTCCGCGACCACTCGCCGGACGGCCCTGAAACGGGCGGCGAAGTCATCATCACGTTGCACGGCAAGAAGATCGACGGCCGCTACGCGCTGATCCAGACAAACGGCAAGAACTGGCTGGCGCATCGCATGAAGGAGCAGGCCAACCCGCAGGCCAGCGATTTGGCCCCAATGCTCGCGACAGAAGGCTCGATCGCGAAGATGACCACGGCGCAATGGGCCTTCGAGGGCAAATGGGACGGCTACCGCGTCCTGGTTGACGCCAACCACGGCAAGCTCAACGTGCGGTCGCGCCGAGGGCGTGACGTCACAGACGAGTATCCGCAATTCGCCGCGCTCGCAGCCGATCTCGCCGATCACCACGTGATCCTCGATGGTGAAGCCGTGGCTCTCGACGACTCGGGCGTGCCGAGTTTCGGCGAAATGCAGAACCGCGCGCGTTCGACGCGGGTCGAGTACTGGGCGTTTGACATCCTCTACCTCGACGGTCGCTCGCTGCTCAAGGCCAAGTACTCCGACCGCCGCCGCGTGCTGGAAGCGCTCGCCGAGGGCGGTGGTCTGATCGTGCCGGATCTGTTGCCCGGCGACGGCCCCGAGGCGCTGGAGTTCGCACGCAAGAAGCGTTGGGAGGGTGTGGTCGCCAAGAAGCGCGACGCTACCTATCAACCGGGACGACGGTCGTCGTCGTGGGTCAAGGACAAGATCTGGAACACCCAGGAAGTGGTGATCGGCGGCTGGCGCAAGGGCGAGGGCGGACGCTCCAGCGGCATCGGCGCATTGATGCTGGGCATCCCGGCCGAGGGCGGCCTGCAGTTCGTCGGCCGGGTCGGCACAGGGTTCACCGACAAGGCGCTGAAGCAACTCAAGGACATACTCAAGCCGCTCGAGACGGACGAATCACCCTTCAACGCACGCCTTTCCAAGATCGACGCCCGCGGCGTCACCTTCGTTCGGCCGGAACTGGTCGGCGAGGTGCGCTACAGCGAGCGGACCTCCGACGGCAGACTGCGGCAACCGAGCTGGCGAGGGCTGCGTACCGACAAGGAACCGTCTGACGTCGTCTGGGAGTAG
- a CDS encoding ABC transporter ATP-binding protein — MASITYKNASCIYPGSDKLAVDSLNLDISDGEFVVLVGPSGSGKSTALRMLAGLEDIDEGHIEIGGKNMVGVPSKDRDIAMVFQNYALYPNKTVAENMGFALKLRGVSAEERRKKVEEAAKILDLTEFLDRKPAKLSGGQRQRVAMGRAIVREPQVFCMDEPLSNLDAKLRVQTRTQIAALQRRLGTTTVYVTHDQVEAMTMGDRVAVLRFGKLQQFASPNELYDRPANAFVAGFIGSPAMNLVTLPVAPEGVKIGDSVLALERDDLTKLSDAGLSEVTFGIRPEQLEISESDGVEVVVDLVEDLGSEAYVYTHAGSGVELVARCNPRTAPRLADTVRLRKNPEGAVHLFHPESGERLN; from the coding sequence ATGGCTTCTATAACCTACAAGAACGCGTCGTGCATCTACCCGGGCTCCGACAAGCTTGCGGTGGACTCGCTCAACCTCGACATCTCCGACGGCGAGTTCGTCGTGCTGGTCGGTCCGTCGGGTTCGGGCAAGAGCACCGCGCTGCGCATGCTCGCCGGACTCGAGGACATCGACGAGGGCCACATCGAGATCGGTGGCAAGAACATGGTCGGCGTGCCGTCCAAGGACCGCGACATCGCGATGGTGTTCCAGAACTACGCGCTGTATCCGAACAAGACCGTCGCCGAGAACATGGGTTTCGCGCTGAAGCTGCGCGGCGTGTCCGCCGAGGAGCGTCGCAAGAAGGTCGAGGAAGCGGCGAAGATCTTGGATCTGACCGAGTTCCTGGACCGCAAGCCGGCCAAGCTGTCCGGCGGTCAGCGGCAGCGCGTCGCGATGGGCCGCGCCATCGTGCGTGAGCCACAGGTCTTTTGCATGGACGAGCCGTTGTCGAATCTCGACGCCAAACTCCGGGTGCAAACGCGCACCCAGATCGCCGCGCTGCAAAGGCGTCTGGGTACCACCACCGTCTACGTCACGCACGATCAGGTCGAGGCGATGACGATGGGCGACCGGGTGGCCGTACTGCGGTTCGGCAAGCTGCAGCAGTTCGCCTCGCCGAACGAGCTGTATGACCGGCCGGCGAACGCCTTCGTCGCAGGCTTCATCGGTTCGCCCGCGATGAACCTCGTGACGCTGCCCGTCGCGCCCGAAGGCGTCAAGATCGGTGATTCGGTGCTGGCACTCGAGCGTGACGATCTGACCAAGCTGAGCGACGCGGGCCTGTCGGAGGTCACCTTCGGTATCCGGCCCGAGCAGCTCGAGATCTCCGAGTCGGACGGCGTCGAGGTCGTGGTCGACCTGGTCGAGGATCTCGGCAGTGAGGCGTATGTGTACACGCACGCAGGTTCGGGGGTGGAACTGGTCGCGCGGTGCAACCCACGCACCGCGCCCAGACTGGCCGACACGGTGCGACTGCGTAAGAACCCCGAAGGCGCGGTGCATCTGTTCCACCCCGAGTCGGGTGAGCGCCTGAATTAG
- a CDS encoding ABC transporter substrate-binding protein yields MVKVLKRWAALTAVAGLTLTAVGCSGAGSLGASDNQVTIALVSNSQMTDAQQLSSDFEKKNPGTKLKFVTLSENQARAKITMSAAMGGSEFDVVMISNFETPQWARDGWLVNLSDYIENTPGYDPDDFIPSLRESLSYEGDMYSVPFYGESSFLMYRKDLFEQAGIEVNQDPNYQPQWQEVADWARKLKTDDRAGICLRGKPGWGEVLAPLDTVINTFGGRWFDEQWNARLDSPEVKEAVNFYVDTLNSAGELGASSTGFQECANLFGQGQTAMWYDATSAVSVLEDPKSYPELQGKIGYLPAPIVVKPNSGWLYTWSLGIPKGAKNPDGAWKFISWMTSKEYLRMVGEKLGWARVPPGSRTSTYTELPEYEAISKAYGPLTLQSIRNATPNDPTVKPVPYTGVQFVGIPEFQDLGTRVSQQISAAIAGQKSVEDALAQSQEYAEVVGRTYQEK; encoded by the coding sequence ATGGTGAAAGTGCTCAAGCGATGGGCCGCATTGACCGCCGTGGCGGGGTTGACGCTGACGGCGGTCGGCTGTTCCGGCGCGGGCAGCCTCGGCGCCTCCGACAACCAGGTGACGATCGCGCTGGTGTCCAATTCTCAGATGACGGATGCCCAACAGCTGTCGTCGGATTTCGAGAAGAAGAATCCGGGCACGAAGCTGAAGTTCGTCACGCTGTCGGAGAACCAGGCGCGCGCCAAGATCACCATGTCGGCCGCGATGGGCGGCAGCGAATTCGACGTGGTCATGATCAGCAACTTCGAAACCCCGCAATGGGCGCGCGACGGCTGGCTGGTGAACCTGTCGGACTACATCGAGAACACGCCGGGATACGACCCCGACGACTTCATCCCGTCGCTGCGGGAGTCGCTGTCGTATGAGGGCGACATGTACTCGGTGCCGTTCTATGGCGAGTCGTCGTTTCTGATGTACCGCAAGGATTTGTTCGAACAGGCCGGCATCGAGGTCAATCAGGACCCGAACTACCAGCCGCAGTGGCAAGAGGTCGCCGACTGGGCGAGAAAGTTGAAGACCGACGACCGAGCGGGGATATGCCTGCGCGGCAAGCCGGGTTGGGGTGAGGTGCTGGCACCACTGGACACCGTGATCAACACGTTCGGTGGCCGGTGGTTCGACGAGCAGTGGAACGCGCGGCTGGACAGCCCCGAGGTGAAGGAAGCTGTCAACTTCTATGTCGACACACTCAACAGCGCGGGCGAACTCGGAGCGTCGTCGACGGGATTCCAGGAGTGCGCCAACCTGTTCGGTCAGGGCCAGACGGCCATGTGGTACGACGCGACGTCGGCCGTTTCGGTACTCGAGGACCCAAAGTCCTATCCGGAACTGCAGGGCAAGATCGGTTACCTGCCCGCCCCCATCGTTGTCAAGCCGAACTCGGGGTGGCTCTACACCTGGTCGCTGGGAATTCCGAAGGGAGCGAAGAACCCCGACGGCGCGTGGAAGTTCATCTCATGGATGACCAGCAAGGAATACCTGAGAATGGTTGGCGAGAAACTCGGCTGGGCACGCGTGCCACCGGGTAGCAGGACGTCGACCTACACGGAATTGCCGGAATACGAGGCGATCTCGAAGGCATACGGCCCATTGACGTTGCAGTCGATCAGGAACGCGACGCCGAACGACCCGACGGTGAAACCTGTTCCGTACACCGGCGTGCAGTTCGTCGGGATCCCCGAGTTCCAGGATCTCGGGACGAGAGTGAGCCAGCAGATCAGCGCCGCAATCGCCGGACAGAAGTCGGTCGAAGACGCGCTCGCACAATCACAGGAATACGCCGAAGTCGTCGGCCGCACATATCAGGAGAAGTGA
- a CDS encoding DUF4032 domain-containing protein: MPAPDFRLRTPTPGLLGLPWDRPLHDWTVPDVPLRDIAVGPSRHLVKFVDADGALWAVKDMPPRIAAKEYDVLRRLEEMGLPAVRPAGVVVQPEFDTAILVTRYLEGSWQYRRLFMRLPPDQPKHRARLLDGMAGLLVELHRHGVFWGDCSLANTLFSRDGQLLQAWLVDAETSEVHPSLSRGQREHDLDIMVENVAMGMVDLAERLGQTALEDVLISEVQDTRARYDMLWDALHAEPVFGFTDRYRVEGTVRKLNDLGFAVDEVSLQPIEAGKLKLRVAVGDRRYHAQRLQELAGLDVGEGQAQILLGDLLAYQAQLCREAGHDVDERTAARLWVIEVLTPYERLAHDVVGNKGTPIQAYCDLLEVRWLLSERAGHDVGTNAALAALHGDVIPTDSAAKVAVAETPTEPFEVLAMDDD, encoded by the coding sequence ATGCCAGCGCCGGACTTCCGGCTCCGGACACCGACTCCCGGTCTGCTGGGGCTCCCGTGGGACCGGCCACTCCACGACTGGACGGTTCCCGACGTCCCGTTGCGCGACATCGCGGTGGGGCCCAGCCGTCACCTGGTGAAGTTCGTCGACGCCGATGGTGCGCTGTGGGCGGTCAAGGACATGCCGCCGCGGATCGCGGCCAAGGAGTACGACGTCCTGCGGCGGCTCGAGGAGATGGGCCTGCCCGCGGTGCGTCCCGCCGGTGTGGTGGTGCAGCCCGAATTCGACACCGCGATCCTGGTCACCCGCTACCTCGAAGGGTCTTGGCAATATCGCCGGCTGTTCATGCGGCTGCCGCCGGACCAACCGAAACACCGTGCGCGGCTGCTGGACGGAATGGCCGGCCTTCTGGTGGAACTGCACCGGCACGGTGTGTTCTGGGGTGACTGCTCGCTGGCGAACACATTGTTCTCCCGCGACGGTCAGCTGCTGCAGGCGTGGCTGGTCGACGCGGAAACCTCGGAAGTACACCCGAGTTTGAGTCGGGGGCAACGCGAGCACGACCTCGACATCATGGTCGAGAACGTCGCGATGGGAATGGTCGACCTGGCCGAGCGGCTTGGACAGACGGCACTGGAGGACGTGCTGATCTCCGAGGTTCAGGACACCAGGGCTCGCTACGACATGCTGTGGGACGCGTTGCACGCCGAGCCCGTCTTCGGGTTCACCGATCGTTACCGCGTCGAGGGGACGGTGCGGAAACTGAACGACCTCGGCTTCGCGGTCGACGAAGTGTCGCTGCAGCCGATCGAGGCGGGCAAGCTCAAACTCCGTGTCGCCGTGGGTGATCGGCGCTACCACGCGCAGCGTCTGCAGGAGCTCGCGGGACTCGATGTGGGCGAGGGTCAGGCCCAGATCTTGCTTGGCGATCTGCTCGCGTATCAGGCGCAGTTGTGCCGAGAGGCGGGCCACGACGTCGACGAGCGCACCGCGGCGAGGTTGTGGGTGATCGAAGTGTTGACCCCGTACGAGAGGCTGGCCCACGACGTCGTCGGCAACAAGGGCACCCCGATCCAGGCGTACTGCGATCTGCTCGAAGTCCGCTGGCTGCTGAGCGAGCGGGCGGGTCACGATGTGGGTACGAACGCGGCGCTCGCCGCGCTGCACGGGGACGTGATCCCCACTGACTCGGCGGCGAAGGTGGCTGTCGCCGAGACGCCGACGGAGCCGTTCGAGGTGCTGGCGATGGACGACGACTGA
- a CDS encoding carbohydrate ABC transporter permease: MTVTADAAAEADERAVAERVRKIREAQDVGVSRAEGWRRRGPLLPALIFMIAVTQIPFLLTLYYSTLSWNLVRPGSRQFVGLQNYIAVAKDSQFWSVAFNTVILIVVVVLISAFFGLLLALLLDRAFLGRGVVRTLLITPFLVTPVAAALIWKTTILDATNGILNWVLSLVGIGPVDWIGQFPLTMVMVVLIWQWTPFMMLLILAGLQSMPRDILEAGRVDGAGAFQLFRELTLSHLRRFIELGVVLGAIYLVNTFDTIYMLTQGGPGIASANLPFYIYQRAFLGFDMGEAAAMGVVVVIFTIIIANFALRLIFKSFTGKEEAA; the protein is encoded by the coding sequence ATGACCGTTACCGCTGATGCCGCGGCCGAGGCCGACGAAAGGGCCGTGGCCGAAAGGGTTCGAAAAATTCGGGAGGCCCAAGACGTCGGCGTGAGCCGCGCCGAGGGCTGGCGGCGGCGCGGGCCGTTGCTTCCCGCCCTGATCTTCATGATCGCCGTCACGCAGATCCCGTTCTTGCTCACGCTCTACTACTCGACGCTGTCGTGGAACCTGGTGCGTCCCGGCTCACGGCAGTTCGTCGGCCTGCAGAACTACATCGCGGTCGCCAAGGACAGCCAGTTCTGGTCGGTCGCCTTCAATACCGTCATTCTCATCGTCGTGGTGGTATTGATCTCGGCGTTCTTCGGCCTGTTACTCGCGCTGCTCTTGGACCGGGCATTTCTCGGACGCGGTGTGGTCCGAACCCTTTTGATTACGCCGTTTCTCGTCACACCCGTTGCGGCAGCATTGATCTGGAAGACCACCATCCTCGACGCAACGAACGGCATCCTGAACTGGGTGCTGTCGCTGGTGGGCATAGGCCCGGTCGACTGGATAGGCCAGTTCCCCCTCACCATGGTGATGGTTGTCCTGATCTGGCAGTGGACGCCGTTCATGATGCTGTTGATCCTCGCCGGCCTCCAGTCGATGCCTCGCGACATCCTGGAGGCCGGTCGAGTCGACGGTGCGGGCGCGTTTCAACTCTTCCGCGAGTTGACGCTGTCCCACCTTCGACGCTTCATCGAGTTGGGCGTGGTGCTCGGCGCGATCTATCTGGTAAACACCTTCGACACCATCTACATGTTGACTCAGGGTGGTCCGGGTATCGCCAGTGCGAACCTGCCCTTCTACATCTATCAGCGCGCGTTCCTCGGCTTCGACATGGGTGAGGCCGCGGCGATGGGTGTGGTGGTAGTGATCTTCACGATCATCATCGCGAACTTCGCGCTTCGACTGATCTTCAAATCGTTCACCGGCAAGGAAGAGGCCGCATGA
- a CDS encoding carbohydrate ABC transporter permease, producing MTTTIEKDTATATSASSKKKSRKFSPWGVLAWIVGLGFFFPVFWMVLTAFKSEADAATSPPKLFFTPTLDQFKEVFEQGIGPAFLNSLFATGISTLLVLLLGVPAAFALSLRPVKRTQDALFFFMSTKMLPIVAVILPLYVIVSNIGLLDNIWALVILYTAMNLPIAVWMMRSFFLEVPGELLEAASLDGASLWRSVREVILPLVSPGIAATALICVIFAWNEFFFAVNLTAVNAQTMPVYLVGFIAGQGQYWAVLSAAATMAALPVILCGWLAQNKLVRGLSFGAIK from the coding sequence ATGACGACGACAATTGAGAAGGACACGGCCACCGCGACTTCGGCATCGTCAAAGAAGAAGTCCCGGAAGTTCAGCCCATGGGGTGTTTTGGCATGGATTGTTGGACTCGGCTTCTTCTTCCCGGTGTTCTGGATGGTGTTGACCGCCTTCAAATCCGAGGCCGATGCGGCGACGAGTCCGCCGAAGCTTTTCTTCACCCCTACGCTGGATCAATTCAAGGAGGTCTTCGAACAGGGTATCGGCCCGGCATTTCTGAACTCGCTGTTCGCCACCGGGATCTCGACGCTGTTGGTATTGCTACTCGGTGTCCCGGCCGCGTTCGCGCTGTCGCTGCGACCGGTGAAAAGGACGCAGGACGCACTGTTCTTCTTCATGAGCACCAAGATGCTGCCGATCGTCGCAGTGATCCTGCCGCTATACGTGATCGTGTCCAATATCGGCCTGCTGGACAACATCTGGGCATTGGTCATTCTCTACACCGCGATGAACCTGCCGATCGCGGTGTGGATGATGAGGTCGTTCTTCCTGGAGGTACCCGGTGAACTGCTCGAGGCAGCCAGCCTGGACGGCGCAAGCCTATGGCGGTCGGTGCGCGAGGTCATCTTGCCGCTCGTCTCACCAGGCATCGCCGCCACGGCGCTGATTTGCGTGATCTTCGCCTGGAACGAGTTCTTCTTCGCAGTGAACCTGACCGCGGTGAATGCCCAGACCATGCCGGTGTATCTGGTCGGCTTCATCGCCGGTCAGGGTCAGTACTGGGCCGTGTTGTCGGCGGCCGCAACCATGGCTGCGCTCCCCGTGATCCTGTGCGGGTGGCTCGCCCAGAACAAGCTAGTGCGCGGACTTTCGTTCGGTGCGATCAAGTAA
- a CDS encoding sugar-binding transcriptional regulator, which translates to MTASTSNGEVARPAAQSRAGAPEDLRLALRAATLYYLDGLTQAEIAARLGVSRPTAGRLVARAKAKGLVRIEVVVPPDLRDNLHADEERELERCFGLTEAVVAGHGVDVGSPGRPAAYASVGRAAAALLMRRLSPEDVLGFTWGPEQVAVATGLLPGVASCRAVVQLDGAMSTAAYQTGTELILSRCADMLRATAIRLPAPLYADPSTVASMRSDSVISRTLEAGRRADVMVFGVGAVSTSTTLFEGSYLDTRMLDELISLGAVGEIGGRFFDADGAPVDTELQQRAVSVPLEDIRRCQKTLLISSGVTKYPATLGALRGNLARLLVCDIDCARWLLAQA; encoded by the coding sequence GTGACCGCTTCGACGTCGAACGGCGAGGTCGCCAGGCCGGCTGCGCAGAGTCGTGCCGGGGCGCCCGAGGACCTTCGGCTCGCGCTGCGGGCGGCGACGCTGTACTACCTGGACGGCCTGACGCAGGCCGAGATCGCTGCCCGTCTCGGCGTCTCACGCCCGACCGCAGGTCGGTTGGTGGCCAGGGCGAAGGCCAAAGGCCTGGTACGCATCGAAGTCGTCGTACCGCCGGATCTGCGTGACAACCTGCACGCCGACGAGGAGCGCGAGCTCGAACGCTGCTTCGGCCTGACCGAGGCCGTGGTGGCCGGACACGGTGTCGACGTCGGATCGCCCGGACGTCCGGCCGCGTACGCGAGCGTGGGTCGCGCCGCGGCCGCGCTGTTGATGCGCCGGCTCTCGCCGGAGGATGTCCTCGGATTCACCTGGGGCCCAGAGCAGGTGGCGGTGGCCACCGGGCTGCTGCCCGGCGTTGCCAGCTGCCGGGCCGTGGTGCAGCTGGACGGCGCGATGTCCACCGCGGCCTACCAGACCGGTACCGAGCTGATCCTCAGCCGTTGCGCAGATATGTTGCGCGCCACTGCGATCCGGCTACCCGCCCCACTCTATGCTGATCCTTCTACCGTCGCCTCGATGCGCAGCGACTCGGTGATCTCGCGGACGCTCGAGGCGGGCAGGCGTGCCGACGTCATGGTGTTCGGCGTGGGCGCGGTTTCGACCTCCACGACGCTGTTCGAAGGCAGTTATCTGGACACCCGCATGCTCGACGAGCTGATCTCGCTGGGCGCGGTGGGGGAGATCGGCGGACGCTTCTTCGACGCCGACGGTGCGCCCGTGGACACCGAACTGCAGCAGCGCGCGGTCTCGGTTCCGCTCGAGGACATCCGCCGCTGTCAGAAGACGCTCCTGATCTCCAGCGGCGTCACCAAATATCCCGCCACGCTCGGTGCACTACGCGGAAATCTGGCCAGGCTACTGGTCTGTGACATCGATTGTGCCCGTTGGCTACTGGCCCAGGCATGA